One Scomber scombrus chromosome 4, fScoSco1.1, whole genome shotgun sequence genomic region harbors:
- the LOC133979752 gene encoding beta-microseminoprotein A1-like, with protein sequence MHYFQPLTFTLSNLTSLTATMKYLALALLLCSLSSLSDASCYRKAMKFELGETMNQTHCQDDVDKTWHPVGSTWRNSECMDCDCSECCSAYSIPKQFPDDCVSVFDSVACAYIVHKKDDPSVQCPIYAAVG encoded by the exons ATGCATTATTTTCAACCTCTTACCTTCACACTTTCAAATCTGACAAGTCTTACTGCAACCATG AAATACTTGGCTCTGGCTTTGCTGCTATGTTCTCTGTCTTCACTGTCAGATGCCTCCTGCTACAGAAAGGCCATGAAATTTGAGTTAG GTGAGACCATGAACCAGACCCACTGTCAGGATGATGTTGATAAAACATGGCATCCTGTAGGATCTACATGGAGAAACAGTGAATGTATGGACTGTGATTGCTCTGAATGTTGCTCTGC GTATTCCATCCCCAAACAGTTCCCTGACgactgtgtgtcagtgtttgacTCGGTAGCATGTGCATACATAGTGCACAAGAAGGATGACCCCTCCGTGCAATGTCCAATTTATGCTGCAGTTGGGTAA
- the LOC133979753 gene encoding beta-microseminoprotein-like has translation MKYLALALLLCSLPSLSVAFCYGKAMKFELGETMTQTHCQDDVDKTWHPVGSTWRNSECMDCGCSRCCSAYSIPKQFPDDCVSVFDSVACAYIVHKKDDPSVQCPIYAAVG, from the exons ATG AAATATTTAGCTCTGGCTTTGCTGCTATGTTCTCTGCCTTCACTGTCAGTTGCCTTCTGCTACGGAAAGGCCATGAAATTTGAGTTAG GTGAGACCATGACCCAGACCCACTGTCAGGATGATGTTGATAAAACATGGCATCCTGTAGGATCTACATGGAGAAACAGTGAATGTATGGACTGTGGATGCTCTAGATGTTGCTCTGC GTATTCCATCCCCAAACAGTTCCCTGACgactgtgtgtcagtgtttgacTCGGTAGCATGTGCATACATAGTGCACAAGAAGGATGACCCCTCCGTGCAATGTCCAATTTATGCTGCAGTTGGGTAA